A genomic window from Martelella lutilitoris includes:
- a CDS encoding esterase-like activity of phytase family protein → MRAAFACLALALVATPAVAVSVDAVPIETFAPEKETDRFGRLEFIGGLTLTSPDPDFQSLSAIRFLPDGKRFIAVADTGEWIDGRVTRDASGRLSGLEDVTVTPMKNAKGAHAGKSGMDAESLAIAGNRIYVGFEGRHRIDSYPLAGHAQANAAPGPDFLIPPYELRRNGSFEALAADDAGRMVVIAEKSIDTHGNLFAAVIRGPQKGIFKVVKREGYDVTDAAFLPDGDLLVLERRFSLLAGVAMRIRRFAGEAIRPGATVDGPVIMQAYGGTHRIDNMEGMDIIRADDGAHHLIIVSDDNNSPLQNTLMLEFRLAN, encoded by the coding sequence ATGAGGGCAGCCTTCGCTTGTCTGGCGCTCGCGCTGGTCGCTACGCCGGCCGTTGCGGTCTCCGTCGACGCCGTGCCAATCGAGACATTCGCTCCCGAAAAGGAAACGGATCGTTTCGGCCGTCTGGAATTCATCGGCGGACTGACGCTGACCTCGCCTGATCCCGATTTCCAGTCGCTTTCCGCAATCCGCTTCCTGCCCGACGGCAAGCGCTTCATCGCCGTGGCCGATACCGGCGAATGGATCGACGGACGGGTGACGCGCGATGCATCGGGCCGGCTTTCCGGGCTTGAAGATGTCACTGTCACGCCGATGAAGAACGCGAAGGGTGCGCATGCCGGCAAGAGCGGCATGGATGCCGAAAGCCTCGCCATTGCGGGCAACCGCATCTATGTGGGCTTCGAGGGGCGCCACCGCATCGACAGCTATCCGCTTGCCGGCCATGCGCAGGCGAATGCCGCACCGGGGCCGGATTTCCTGATCCCGCCCTATGAGCTCCGGCGCAACGGCAGTTTCGAGGCGCTCGCGGCTGACGATGCCGGCCGCATGGTGGTGATTGCGGAGAAAAGCATCGACACGCACGGCAATCTCTTCGCCGCCGTCATTCGCGGGCCGCAAAAGGGCATTTTCAAGGTCGTGAAACGAGAGGGCTATGACGTCACCGACGCGGCCTTTCTGCCGGATGGCGATCTTCTGGTGCTGGAGCGGCGTTTCTCCCTGCTTGCCGGCGTGGCCATGCGTATTCGGCGCTTTGCCGGAGAAGCGATCCGGCCGGGCGCCACCGTGGACGGTCCGGTGATCATGCAGGCCTATGGCGGCACGCACCGGATCGACAACATGGAGGGTATGGATATCATCCGCGCGGATGACGGCGCGCACCATCTGATCATCGTTTCCGATGACAACAATTCCCCGCTGCAGAATACGCTGATGCTGGAATTCAGGCTGGCGAATTGA
- the cobT gene encoding cobaltochelatase subunit CobT, whose amino-acid sequence MAGPGDNRKTNPHAPVDLEPLHRAVSGCVRAVSGDKEAEVVFSRDRPGMSGSQIRLPEFSKRPTASELAVVRGLGDSMALRMACHNPVTHAQMAPSGSDAQAIFDAVEQARVDSIGAKRMPGMARNLAAMHAEKYDKANFAAIDRKEDAPVSEAVAMLVREKLSGEKPPESAGQVLDFWRDFIEQKASVDLDRLAETIDDQHAFARTIRSILSSMELADDYSDEDMESENEEENISDEEQPRSERQNDEQFDEDAGNDSAPADESDDSDEEMDQGELDGAEVADTELDEDADPDSEVAGETKRPNTPFDDLNEKVDYKVFTDEFDEEIRAEELCDQEELQRLRGYLDKQLAHLQGAVGRLANRMQRRLMAKQNRSWDFDLEEGYLDTARLPRMVIDPMQPLSFKMERDTQFRDTVVSLLIDNSGSMRGRPITVAATCGDILARTLERCGVKVEILGFTTKAWKGGQSREKWLEEGKPATPGRLNDLRHIIYKSADTPWRRSRANLGLMMREGLLKENIDGEALIWAHDRLMGRPEQRRILMMISDGAPVDDSTLSVNPGNFLEKHLRAVIEHIETRSPVELLAIGIGHDVTRYYRRAVTIVDADELAGAMTDQLAGLFEEQAAGISQGRRRAR is encoded by the coding sequence ATGGCCGGCCCCGGCGACAATCGAAAGACCAACCCGCACGCGCCTGTGGATCTCGAACCGCTGCACCGCGCCGTTTCCGGCTGCGTGCGCGCCGTCTCCGGCGACAAGGAGGCGGAGGTCGTCTTCTCCCGCGACCGGCCGGGCATGAGCGGCAGTCAGATCCGCCTGCCGGAATTCTCCAAGCGCCCGACGGCGAGCGAGCTTGCCGTGGTGCGCGGCCTTGGCGATTCCATGGCGCTCAGGATGGCCTGCCACAATCCGGTGACGCATGCGCAGATGGCGCCGAGCGGCAGCGATGCCCAGGCGATCTTCGACGCGGTCGAACAGGCCCGCGTCGATTCCATCGGGGCCAAGCGCATGCCGGGCATGGCGCGCAACCTTGCCGCCATGCATGCTGAGAAATACGACAAGGCCAATTTCGCCGCGATCGACCGCAAGGAGGACGCCCCGGTCTCCGAGGCCGTGGCGATGTTGGTGCGCGAGAAGCTTTCGGGCGAAAAGCCGCCGGAATCGGCCGGACAGGTGTTGGACTTCTGGCGCGATTTCATCGAACAGAAAGCCTCCGTCGATCTCGACAGGCTTGCCGAGACAATCGACGACCAGCATGCCTTCGCCCGCACGATCCGCTCGATCCTCTCCTCCATGGAACTCGCCGACGACTATTCGGACGAGGACATGGAAAGCGAGAACGAGGAGGAAAACATCTCTGACGAGGAGCAGCCCCGTTCCGAACGCCAGAATGACGAGCAGTTCGACGAGGATGCCGGCAATGATTCGGCGCCTGCCGATGAAAGCGACGACAGCGACGAGGAGATGGACCAGGGCGAACTCGACGGCGCGGAAGTGGCCGATACCGAGCTCGACGAGGATGCCGACCCCGACAGCGAGGTCGCCGGCGAGACGAAGCGCCCGAACACGCCATTCGACGATCTGAACGAGAAGGTCGACTACAAGGTCTTCACCGATGAATTCGATGAGGAGATCCGGGCCGAGGAACTTTGCGACCAGGAAGAGCTGCAGCGCCTGCGCGGCTATCTCGACAAGCAGCTTGCTCATCTTCAGGGCGCCGTCGGAAGGCTCGCCAACCGCATGCAGCGCCGGCTGATGGCCAAGCAGAACCGCTCCTGGGATTTCGATCTCGAGGAAGGCTATCTCGATACCGCCCGCCTGCCGCGCATGGTTATTGACCCGATGCAGCCGCTCTCCTTCAAGATGGAGCGCGACACGCAGTTCCGCGACACGGTGGTTTCGCTGCTGATCGACAATTCCGGCTCGATGCGCGGCCGCCCGATCACGGTTGCCGCCACCTGCGGCGACATTCTGGCGCGCACGCTGGAACGCTGCGGCGTCAAGGTCGAGATCCTCGGCTTTACGACAAAAGCCTGGAAGGGCGGACAGAGCCGCGAGAAATGGCTGGAGGAGGGCAAGCCGGCGACGCCCGGTCGCCTCAACGACCTGCGCCACATCATCTACAAATCCGCCGACACCCCCTGGCGGCGCTCGCGCGCCAATCTCGGCCTGATGATGCGCGAGGGCCTTCTGAAGGAAAACATCGACGGCGAGGCGCTGATCTGGGCCCACGACCGACTGATGGGCCGGCCGGAACAACGCCGCATTCTGATGATGATTTCCGACGGCGCGCCGGTGGATGATTCCACGCTTTCGGTCAATCCCGGCAATTTTCTCGAAAAGCACCTGCGCGCGGTGATCGAGCACATCGAGACCCGTTCGCCGGTTGAGCTTCTGGCGATCGGCATCGGCCATGACGTGACGCGCTATTATCGCCGCGCCGTGACCATTGTCGATGCCGACGAACTGGCCGGCGCCATGACCGACCAGCTTGCCGGGCTGTTCGAGGAACAGGCCGCCGGCATTTCCCAGGGCAGAAGACGCGCCAGATGA
- the cobS gene encoding cobaltochelatase subunit CobS, with amino-acid sequence MSKIELDYSNAPDTTVSVRETFGIDVDLQVPAYSTDDPYVPDIDPDYLFDRDTTLAILAGFAHNRRVMVSGYHGTGKSTHIEQVAARLKWPCVRVNLDSHVSRIDLVGKDAIVVRDGLQVTEFKDGILPWAYQHNVALVFDEYDAGRPDVMFVIQRVLESSGRLTLLDQSRVISPHPAFRLFATANTVGLGDTTGLYHGTQQINQAQMDRWSLVTTLNYLPHEQEVAIILAKVKSFAKTEEGRETISNMVRVADLTRSAFVNGDLSTVMSPRTVINWAENAEIFGDVGFAFRVTFLNKCDELERTLVAEQYQRAFGEELKESAANVVVSA; translated from the coding sequence ATGAGCAAGATTGAACTGGACTATTCCAACGCACCGGATACGACGGTTTCGGTTCGCGAAACATTTGGTATCGATGTCGACCTTCAGGTTCCCGCCTATTCGACCGACGACCCCTACGTGCCGGACATCGACCCCGACTATCTTTTCGATCGCGATACCACGCTCGCCATTCTCGCAGGCTTTGCCCATAACCGCCGCGTCATGGTCTCCGGCTATCACGGCACCGGCAAGTCCACCCATATCGAACAGGTCGCCGCGCGCCTCAAATGGCCGTGCGTGCGCGTCAATCTCGACAGCCATGTCAGCCGTATCGACCTTGTCGGCAAGGACGCGATCGTCGTGCGCGACGGTCTGCAGGTCACCGAGTTCAAGGACGGCATCCTGCCCTGGGCCTATCAGCACAATGTCGCGCTCGTCTTCGACGAATATGACGCCGGCCGCCCGGACGTGATGTTCGTGATCCAGCGCGTGCTGGAAAGCTCCGGCCGCCTGACATTGCTCGACCAGAGCCGCGTCATCAGCCCCCACCCGGCCTTCCGCCTGTTTGCCACCGCCAACACGGTCGGCCTTGGCGACACGACCGGGCTCTATCACGGCACGCAGCAGATCAACCAGGCGCAGATGGACCGCTGGTCGCTGGTGACCACGCTCAACTATCTGCCGCATGAGCAGGAAGTCGCGATCATCCTCGCCAAGGTGAAGAGCTTTGCCAAAACCGAAGAAGGCCGCGAAACGATCTCCAACATGGTGCGCGTTGCCGATCTTACCCGTTCGGCCTTCGTCAATGGCGATCTTTCCACCGTCATGAGCCCGCGCACCGTGATCAACTGGGCGGAGAACGCGGAAATCTTCGGCGATGTCGGCTTTGCCTTCCGCGTCACCTTCCTCAACAAGTGCGACGAACTCGAGCGCACGCTGGTCGCCGAGCAGTATCAGCGCGCCTTCGGCGAGGAGCTGAAGGAAAGCGCCGCCAACGTCGTCGTCAGCGCCTGA
- a CDS encoding J domain-containing protein has translation MNLDSKYFDRLRTKRKRPASAKAESEAAAAVCQWDGCNKPAKHRAPVGRNAEGQFFMFCFEHVKAYNKGYNYFDGLSDGEIARYQKEALTGHRPTWTVGVNGAARKTPLNGSKKAGNTASFSRMRDPFGFVDDGKDGAPRRPRHQRKLKTLESKAFDTLGLTAEATPDDIKKQYKALVKKHHPDANGGDRGSEETFRAVVQAYQLLKQSGFC, from the coding sequence ATGAATCTTGACTCCAAATATTTCGATCGTCTGCGCACCAAACGCAAGCGCCCGGCATCTGCCAAGGCCGAGTCCGAAGCCGCTGCCGCCGTCTGCCAATGGGACGGCTGCAACAAGCCCGCAAAACACCGCGCACCCGTCGGCCGCAATGCCGAGGGGCAGTTCTTCATGTTCTGCTTCGAGCATGTGAAGGCCTACAACAAGGGCTACAATTATTTCGACGGCCTGTCAGACGGCGAGATCGCCCGCTACCAGAAGGAAGCGCTGACCGGCCATCGTCCCACATGGACCGTCGGCGTCAACGGCGCGGCGCGCAAGACGCCGCTCAACGGCTCGAAAAAGGCAGGCAACACCGCGTCATTTTCGCGCATGCGCGATCCCTTCGGCTTTGTCGATGACGGCAAGGACGGCGCGCCCAGACGGCCGCGCCATCAGCGCAAGCTGAAAACGCTGGAATCGAAAGCCTTCGACACGCTGGGCCTCACCGCGGAGGCGACGCCCGACGACATCAAGAAACAGTACAAGGCTCTGGTCAAGAAGCACCACCCCGACGCAAATGGCGGCGACCGGGGCTCGGAGGAAACTTTTCGTGCCGTGGTGCAGGCATACCAATTGTTAAAGCAGTCCGGCTTCTGCTAG
- a CDS encoding BolA family protein — protein MSSTAEIETRLRSLFNPERLVLMDESAQHAGHYDEPDAPEVTHLRIRIVSDKFQGMNRLARHRAVNEALAGEIENGLHALAIEAAAPGEKTRW, from the coding sequence GTGTCGTCAACCGCCGAAATCGAAACCAGGCTGAGAAGCCTCTTCAATCCCGAGCGGCTGGTGCTGATGGATGAAAGCGCCCAGCATGCCGGGCACTATGATGAGCCGGACGCCCCCGAAGTCACCCATTTAAGAATTCGGATCGTCTCCGACAAGTTTCAGGGGATGAATCGTCTCGCACGTCATCGTGCCGTCAATGAGGCGCTTGCCGGCGAAATCGAGAACGGATTGCATGCACTCGCCATCGAGGCGGCCGCGCCGGGCGAGAAGACGCGGTGGTAA
- a CDS encoding HlyC/CorC family transporter gives MTLSDLSHFFADYWGLMATIVGLIVVSAFFSGSETALTAVSRARMHTLEQQGDRRAGFVNVMINRRDRLIGALLIGNNLVNILASSLTTTLFLGIFGANGVAYATLIMTALLVVFAEVLPKSWAISATDRFALAVAPLVRVLFFVIGPLSSLVNMIVRAILGVFGVTLTKGTEMLTAHDEIRGAVDLLHREGSVIKADRDRLGGVLDLGELEVSDVMIHRTAMRAVNADDPPEAAVKTVLESPYTRLPVWRGSIDNIIGVVHSKDLSRALAEPHAAPSTIDIVKVAQKPWFVPDSTNLKDQLNAFLRRKVHIAVVVDEYGEVQGIVTLEDILEEIVGDISDEHDLEISGVQQEADGSIVVDGTVPIRDLNRALDWTLPDEEATTIAGLVIHESQTIPEERQSFTFYGKRFIVMKREKNRITKLRIRPLGGAAAATPPAE, from the coding sequence ATGACGTTGAGCGATCTATCGCATTTCTTTGCCGACTACTGGGGACTGATGGCCACGATCGTTGGGCTGATCGTCGTTTCGGCATTTTTCTCCGGCTCGGAAACGGCTCTGACGGCCGTTTCCAGGGCTCGGATGCACACGCTGGAGCAGCAGGGCGACCGCCGGGCGGGCTTCGTCAATGTGATGATCAACCGCCGCGACCGGCTGATCGGCGCGCTCCTGATCGGCAACAATCTCGTCAATATCCTCGCCTCGTCGCTGACGACGACGCTTTTCCTCGGCATTTTCGGCGCCAACGGCGTGGCCTATGCAACGCTGATCATGACCGCGCTTCTGGTCGTCTTCGCCGAAGTTCTGCCGAAGAGCTGGGCGATCTCCGCGACGGACCGGTTCGCGCTCGCCGTTGCGCCGCTGGTGCGCGTTCTGTTCTTCGTCATCGGCCCGCTGTCCAGTCTCGTCAACATGATCGTGCGTGCGATCCTCGGCGTCTTTGGCGTAACGCTGACCAAGGGCACCGAAATGCTGACCGCCCATGACGAGATCCGCGGCGCCGTCGACCTGCTGCACCGCGAGGGCTCCGTGATCAAGGCCGACCGCGACCGGCTCGGCGGCGTGCTCGACCTCGGCGAACTCGAGGTCTCCGACGTGATGATCCACCGCACGGCCATGCGCGCGGTCAACGCCGACGACCCGCCGGAAGCGGCGGTCAAGACCGTGCTGGAAAGCCCCTATACGCGTCTTCCCGTCTGGCGCGGGTCGATCGACAACATTATCGGCGTGGTTCACTCCAAGGATCTGTCGCGGGCGCTCGCCGAACCGCATGCGGCGCCCTCGACGATCGACATCGTCAAGGTGGCGCAGAAGCCGTGGTTCGTGCCCGACAGCACCAATCTGAAGGACCAGCTCAACGCCTTTCTGCGCCGCAAGGTGCATATCGCCGTCGTCGTCGACGAATATGGCGAGGTGCAGGGCATCGTCACGCTGGAAGACATTCTGGAGGAAATCGTCGGCGACATTTCCGACGAGCACGATCTGGAGATTTCCGGCGTGCAGCAGGAGGCCGACGGCTCAATCGTCGTGGACGGCACGGTTCCGATCCGCGACCTCAACCGCGCACTCGACTGGACGCTGCCGGACGAGGAGGCGACCACCATTGCCGGTCTCGTCATCCACGAGAGCCAGACGATCCCGGAAGAACGCCAGTCGTTCACCTTCTACGGCAAGCGCTTCATCGTGATGAAGCGCGAGAAGAACCGGATCACAAAGCTCAGGATCCGCCCGCTCGGCGGGGCGGCCGCGGCAACACCGCCGGCGGAGTGA
- the aroB gene encoding 3-dehydroquinate synthase: protein MKSKETTDKRIVRVDLGDRSYDILIGPGLLQSAGGETLARLDCRKAAIITDAHVAPRYLDMLTESLQTDGIETFSLTLAAGEKTKSFENLHTAVDFILDARIERSDAVIALGGGVIGDLAGFAAAIVRRGVHFVQVPTSLLAQVDSSVGGKTGINTRQGKNLVGAFHQPHLVLADTDTLDTLSPREFAAGYAEVVKYGLIDQPDFFHWLEKNRKAVFAGGAERAEAIARSCAAKAAVVAADEHENGVRALLNLGHTFGHALERATGYDSARLVHGEGVAIGMVLAHEFSARMNLASPDDAKRVTAHLKDAGLPAALGDIDGELPPPDILMDAIGQDKKVKGGKLTFILTRGIGEAFIADDVPPSEVLAFLTEKQAQ, encoded by the coding sequence GTGAAGAGTAAAGAGACAACCGACAAGCGGATCGTTCGCGTTGATCTTGGCGATCGCTCCTACGACATATTGATCGGGCCCGGCCTGCTGCAAAGCGCCGGCGGCGAGACGCTCGCCCGGCTTGACTGCCGCAAGGCGGCGATCATTACCGACGCCCATGTCGCGCCCCGCTATCTCGACATGCTCACCGAGAGCCTGCAGACCGACGGCATCGAAACCTTCTCGCTGACGCTTGCCGCAGGAGAGAAGACCAAAAGCTTCGAAAACCTCCACACCGCCGTCGATTTCATCCTCGATGCCCGGATCGAGCGCTCGGACGCCGTGATCGCGCTCGGCGGCGGCGTGATCGGCGATCTGGCGGGCTTTGCAGCGGCGATCGTGCGCCGGGGCGTGCATTTCGTCCAGGTGCCGACGTCGCTTCTCGCGCAGGTGGATTCCTCGGTCGGCGGCAAGACCGGCATCAACACCCGCCAGGGAAAGAACCTCGTCGGCGCCTTCCACCAGCCGCATCTGGTGCTCGCCGATACCGATACGCTGGACACGCTCTCGCCGCGCGAATTTGCAGCCGGTTATGCCGAGGTGGTCAAATACGGGTTGATCGACCAACCCGATTTCTTCCACTGGCTGGAAAAGAACCGGAAGGCCGTCTTCGCAGGCGGCGCGGAGCGGGCGGAGGCGATCGCGCGGTCCTGCGCGGCAAAAGCCGCCGTCGTTGCCGCCGATGAACATGAGAACGGCGTGCGCGCGCTGTTGAACCTCGGTCATACATTCGGCCACGCGCTGGAGCGGGCAACCGGCTATGACAGCGCCCGGCTTGTCCATGGCGAGGGCGTTGCCATCGGCATGGTGCTGGCGCACGAATTCTCCGCGCGCATGAACCTGGCAAGCCCGGACGACGCCAAACGGGTGACCGCGCATCTGAAGGATGCCGGACTTCCCGCCGCTCTCGGTGATATTGACGGCGAGCTACCGCCGCCCGATATATTGATGGATGCAATCGGGCAGGACAAAAAGGTAAAGGGCGGGAAACTGACCTTCATTCTGACGCGCGGCATCGGCGAGGCCTTTATCGCCGACGATGTGCCGCCGTCCGAGGTGCTGGCATTCCTGACGGAAAAACAAGCGCAATGA
- a CDS encoding shikimate kinase yields the protein MNAKQDTGKTGLRDRALAGLAGRNLILVGLMGAGKSAIGKLVANALGLPYVDTDHEIEAAARMTISDLFAQYGEPEFRALETRVIERILAEGPAIVSTGGGAFINPDNRELISRSGLSMWLKADLETLWDRVRRRQTRPLLKTENPKQTLKDLMDKRYPVYAEADMTVLSRNVRKETVMRDVLKALAALDGGNTREE from the coding sequence ATGAACGCAAAGCAAGATACGGGCAAAACGGGACTGAGGGACAGGGCGCTTGCCGGGCTTGCCGGCCGCAACCTGATCCTCGTCGGCCTGATGGGCGCGGGCAAGAGCGCGATCGGCAAACTTGTCGCCAATGCGCTCGGCCTGCCCTATGTCGACACCGACCACGAAATCGAGGCGGCCGCGCGCATGACGATTTCCGACCTCTTCGCCCAATATGGCGAGCCGGAATTCCGCGCGCTGGAAACCAGGGTGATCGAACGCATTCTCGCCGAGGGGCCGGCGATCGTATCAACCGGCGGCGGCGCCTTCATCAATCCCGACAACCGCGAACTGATTTCCCGTTCCGGCCTTTCCATGTGGCTGAAGGCGGACCTCGAGACGCTATGGGACAGGGTGCGACGCCGCCAGACAAGGCCGCTTCTGAAGACCGAAAACCCGAAGCAGACACTTAAAGACCTGATGGACAAGCGCTATCCGGTCTATGCCGAGGCGGACATGACCGTTCTTTCGCGTAATGTCCGCAAGGAAACGGTGATGCGCGACGTGCTGAAGGCCCTTGCGGCCCTTGACGGAGGAAATACGCGTGAAGAGTAA
- a CDS encoding site-specific tyrosine recombinase XerD, giving the protein MLSAERGAATNTLAAYQRDLDDFRDFLIDRGVAADAASSADITAYLSALGKRGFAASSQSRRLSALRQFYQFLYGEGLRDDDPTGVIDAPKKAQALPKTLSVADVDRLLEQAQREASEPGPGQFERMRMAALLETLYASGMRVSELVTLPAGALKPGQRFLTIRGKGNKERAVPLSMRAHAALMAFDAERKARAEETGDDNPHLFASRSASGHLPRQVFARDLKGLAARAGLRTTTISPHVLRHAFASHLLQNGADLRAVQEMLGHSDISTTQIYTHVLEERLRELVEMHHPLAKHAKKRE; this is encoded by the coding sequence ATGCTGAGCGCCGAACGCGGCGCGGCCACCAACACGCTTGCCGCCTATCAGCGCGACCTCGACGATTTTCGCGATTTCCTGATCGATCGCGGCGTTGCCGCCGATGCTGCCTCGAGCGCAGACATCACCGCTTATCTCTCGGCCCTCGGCAAACGCGGCTTTGCTGCCAGTTCCCAGTCGCGCAGGCTTTCGGCGCTCCGCCAGTTCTACCAGTTCCTCTATGGCGAAGGCCTGCGCGACGACGACCCGACCGGCGTGATCGATGCACCGAAGAAGGCGCAGGCCCTGCCGAAGACGCTTTCGGTTGCCGATGTCGACAGGCTTCTGGAGCAGGCTCAGCGCGAGGCCAGCGAGCCGGGGCCTGGCCAGTTCGAGCGCATGCGCATGGCCGCCCTTCTGGAAACGCTTTATGCCAGCGGCATGCGGGTCTCCGAACTGGTGACGCTGCCGGCCGGCGCGCTGAAGCCCGGCCAGCGGTTCCTGACCATTCGCGGCAAGGGCAACAAGGAGCGCGCAGTGCCGCTCTCTATGCGCGCCCACGCAGCGCTGATGGCCTTCGATGCCGAGCGCAAGGCGCGCGCGGAGGAGACGGGCGATGACAATCCCCATCTTTTCGCCTCACGGAGTGCGAGCGGTCATCTGCCGCGTCAGGTCTTTGCCCGCGACCTCAAGGGGCTTGCCGCAAGGGCCGGGCTGAGGACCACGACAATCTCCCCGCATGTGCTGCGCCACGCATTTGCCAGTCATCTTCTGCAAAACGGCGCCGACCTGCGCGCGGTGCAGGAAATGCTCGGCCATTCCGACATTTCGACCACGCAGATCTACACTCATGTACTGGAAGAACGGTTGCGCGAACTGGTGGAAATGCATCACCCCCTTGCAAAACACGCTAAAAAACGGGAATAA
- a CDS encoding acetyl-CoA carboxylase carboxyltransferase subunit alpha, with product MYSYLDFERPISDLEAKIIELKKLASEGESIDTSEEIARLETRVSEAMNDIYAKLSPWQKAQVARHPQRPHFVDYAKRLFTDFTTLAGDRNFGEDAAIQAGLARFRGRPVAVIGEEKGHDTKSRLKHNFGMPRPEGYRKAIRVMELADRFNLPVISVVDTQGAYPGIGAEERGQAEAIARSTQMCLRIGVPMITLVIGEGMSGGAIAIAAANRVYMLEHAIYSVISPEGAASILWRDSARAKEAATNMKITAHDLKDFGVVDEIVAEPVGGAHRNAETVIDASGDQIAEGLAEFDGMSADEVRNERRQKFLAIGRNL from the coding sequence ATGTACAGCTATCTCGATTTCGAAAGGCCGATTTCCGATCTGGAAGCCAAGATTATCGAGTTGAAGAAGCTCGCTTCCGAAGGCGAGAGCATCGACACCTCCGAGGAGATCGCGCGTCTCGAAACCCGCGTCAGCGAGGCGATGAACGACATCTACGCAAAGCTTTCGCCCTGGCAGAAGGCGCAGGTTGCCCGCCATCCGCAGCGCCCGCATTTTGTCGACTATGCCAAGCGCCTGTTCACCGACTTCACGACGCTCGCCGGCGACCGCAATTTCGGAGAGGACGCCGCCATCCAGGCCGGTCTCGCGCGTTTTCGCGGACGCCCCGTCGCCGTCATCGGCGAGGAGAAGGGCCATGACACCAAAAGCCGGCTGAAGCACAATTTCGGCATGCCGCGTCCGGAAGGCTATCGCAAGGCGATCCGGGTGATGGAGCTTGCCGACCGGTTCAACCTGCCGGTCATTTCCGTGGTCGACACCCAGGGGGCTTATCCCGGCATCGGCGCCGAGGAGCGCGGCCAGGCCGAGGCGATCGCCCGTTCGACCCAGATGTGCCTGCGGATCGGCGTGCCGATGATCACGCTGGTGATCGGCGAGGGCATGTCCGGCGGCGCGATCGCCATTGCCGCCGCAAACCGCGTCTACATGCTGGAGCACGCAATCTATTCGGTAATCTCGCCCGAGGGGGCCGCCTCGATCCTGTGGCGCGATTCCGCCCGCGCCAAGGAAGCGGCGACGAACATGAAGATCACCGCACACGACCTCAAGGACTTCGGCGTGGTCGACGAGATCGTTGCCGAGCCGGTGGGCGGCGCGCACCGCAACGCGGAAACGGTAATCGACGCCTCGGGCGACCAGATCGCCGAAGGGCTCGCAGAATTCGACGGCATGTCGGCGGATGAGGTCCGCAACGAGCGGCGGCAGAAGTTCCTCGCGATCGGACGCAATCTCTAG